The Novibacillus thermophilus genome segment GAGAATGGTCCCGTTCCCTCGTCCAGTCGTGGATAGCGGAAAAGCGGGTGACGGTCAATGCACGGGCCGTCAAGGCCAATTACCGTCTGCAACGGGGGGACCGCGTCGCCTTGCGCGTCCCCCCGCCGGAACATTTGGCGGTGACACCGGAGGAGATACCTTTAGACATCGTCTACGAAGACGCAGATATCGTTGTGGTGAACAAGCCCCGCGGCATGGTCGTTCACCCGGCTCCGGGGCACCACACCGGAACCCTCGTCCACGCTTTGTTGGCCCACTGCGGCAATCTGTCGACCATAAACGGGGTGTACCGGCCGGGGATCGTGCACCGCATTGACAAAGACACGTCGGGACTGCTCGTGGCTGCAAAAAACGATTCTGCCCACGCGTCCCTCGCCTCACAACTGTCTGCCCATACTGTGGAACGGTCTTACACGGCGATCGTCCACGGAGATATGGGCCACGAGCGGGGAACGGTGGATGCCCCGATTGGGCGAAATCCGAATCAACGTCAAGAAATGGCGGTCGTCCGCAAAAACGGAAAACGAGCCGTCACCCACTTCGTCGTCAGAGAGAAATTTAAAGGATACACACTTGTGGACTGCCGATTGGAAACGGGGCGGACCCACCAAATTCGCGTTCACATGGCCTTCATTGGGCACCCTTTAGTCGGCGACCCGAAATACGGTCCGAAGAAAAACCGCTTTTCGATTCAAGGACAAGCCTTGCACGCCCGGACCCTCGGATTTACCCACCCCCGCACTGGAGAAGAGATGACTTTTGAAGCGCCGCTCCCGCAAGACATGGTGGACATTTTAAACCGCTTGCGCCGGGAATCGGGTCTTTAGTCATTCATCGTGTCAAAGAGACAGTCCATGAAAGGCTGGATTTTGTACAGTCATGCAGCGAATCCGGAGCCGGAATGGTATGAAATTACCCGGCTGGTCGACGTCGCGAGAGAAAGACAGAAGCGTCCGCTTAGGGAAACCCGGGAACCGTTGG includes the following:
- a CDS encoding RluA family pseudouridine synthase — encoded protein: MSVSEREKSYEWQVEDARAGQRVDKFVTAQGEWSRSLVQSWIAEKRVTVNARAVKANYRLQRGDRVALRVPPPEHLAVTPEEIPLDIVYEDADIVVVNKPRGMVVHPAPGHHTGTLVHALLAHCGNLSTINGVYRPGIVHRIDKDTSGLLVAAKNDSAHASLASQLSAHTVERSYTAIVHGDMGHERGTVDAPIGRNPNQRQEMAVVRKNGKRAVTHFVVREKFKGYTLVDCRLETGRTHQIRVHMAFIGHPLVGDPKYGPKKNRFSIQGQALHARTLGFTHPRTGEEMTFEAPLPQDMVDILNRLRRESGL